The DNA region ATTTGGAAAATGAAGATAAAACAAACGGTTTAAAAGATTTCAGAGAAAGATATTTAAGCGGTGAAAATGATTTTGATTTGATTATAATAATGCTCGGTACGAACGATGTGCTGAACAATATAGATTTTTCAAACCAAAAGACCGCCGATGTACTTAAAATATATGTAGAAGAATGCAGAACGAAATTCGGTAAGGACAAACCGAAAATATTGCTTGTATCGCCGATTTTGATAAATGATAATTGTTTGACACATCCTATATTCAAGGATTTGTACAGTGAAAAATCAATCGAAAAATCAACGCACTTTTCGGAATATATATCAAAACTTGCAGATGAAGAAGATACATATTTTATGAATGCGGCGAATTACGCGAAAGCGTCCGACATTGACGGAATACATATGGTTTCGGAGGAACATAAGAAACTTGCAAATGCGTTTGCGGATAAAATTAAAGAAATATTGTCATAAGGTGAAATAAATGCTAAGAATATCAGATATAAAATTAGGAACAGATGATACAGAATCAGATTTAAGAAAGAAAGTTTTAAAACTTTTGGGCGTGAAGAATGTTAAATCTTTTGAAATATCAAAAAAGTCAATAGACGCACGAAAAAAGCCTGATATACATTATGTATATTCGGTCGATGTTGAAACCGATAACGAAGAATATTATGCGAAGAAAATAAAAAACTCACAAATTGTAAAGAAGAAAACTTATGAATTTCCGAAGTGCGGTAAAATTGACAAGCCTGTCGTGATAGTAGGCACAGGACCTGCGGGACTTATGTGCGGACTTACTTTGGCACAAAACGGATATAAGGTAATACTTCTTGAACGCGGAAAGTGCGTAGAAGAAAGAATGAAAGACGTTGAGGCATTTTGGGAGGCAGGCTTTTTAAATCCCGAATCAAATGTACAGTTCGGCGAAGGCGGTGCGGGAACTTTTTCTGACGGAAAACTTACAACGGGTATAAAAGATTTTCGTATAAGAAAGGTGCTTGAAGAATTTCATAAGCACGGTGCACCGAAAGAAATATTATATTATTCAAAACCGCACGTCGGAACCGATAATCTTTCTAAAATGGTTGCGTCAATCAGAAGTGAAATTCGTAAACTCGGCGGTGAAGTCAGATTTTCCAATAAACTTGTCAATGTAAAAACCGACAACGGTGAAATATGCGGTGCGGTTG from Hominilimicola fabiformis includes:
- a CDS encoding GDSL-type esterase/lipase family protein, with protein sequence MKKILCFGDSNTWGHNPVDCSKLEKPWTVWLKDIVPEYEIVSDGVCGRATTHYLENEDKTNGLKDFRERYLSGENDFDLIIIMLGTNDVLNNIDFSNQKTADVLKIYVEECRTKFGKDKPKILLVSPILINDNCLTHPIFKDLYSEKSIEKSTHFSEYISKLADEEDTYFMNAANYAKASDIDGIHMVSEEHKKLANAFADKIKEILS